CGTTTACCGATTCGCCAGAGTCTGGGGCAGGCAAGGCGCTGACGGGGCAGGCGGAGTGCTGGAGCTGGAAGTTGGGGCGCCAACCTAAGGCCATCTGCCGCAAGGCACAGCGGCCAGGCGACTGCGCCTTACGACATGCGCCGACATTTGCAAGACGCAACCTTGCCTCTGAAAGCGACGCCCCAAAACAAAAGGCCCCTTCCGGGAAGGTCGGCCCCGTAGCGTCTGCCCCGCGCCTGAGCCAGTGCCCTTTTGGCCAGAAGGTCAAGGCCCCCCTCGGCCGTAGCGAGGCCCTCAGGACCCGGGAGGGTACCGCGCGCGTCCTTGACCTCGATGACTATGGCAGCGAGGCTGTTCTGGTGCTCGAGCTCGGGAATGAGGACTATGTCGGGCCTGCCGTCCCCGCTCTCGCGGTTCGAGAGCGGAAACCTGTAGCCTGGCAGATCGCAGACAAGTCCCAGGAGCAGCATGTGGTAGCTGTTCTCGCTCACGAGGTCGAAGTAGCTCGGTGACTTCGTGAGCAGCTCATCGAGCGACCGGGCGAGTGCGGCCTCGTCTCCCGATACCAGCGCCTGCCTAAGCCGCAAAAGCAAGTCAAGATCCCCGATGACGCGTTGGGTGCGTTCCGTGAACTCACGGCGATAGAGCCACGCGACCTCGCGGTTGGGCAGGCGCAGGCGACGTGGCATCATGTCATCATTGGGAAACGCGATGTCATCGGTTGTCACGTAGCCTGCCAGGTACAGCTGGCTCCAGAGTGCTGACGGCGACGCGCCACCACCCAAAAGATCGAGCTCCGAGAACACGGTGGCAAGGTTAAGCGGCCTCTCAAGCCTTCGGCCTGAGGCGAGGGTGCGCAGGTCATCAGCGAGTCGTGCGTCCGCCTGCTGGAACAGCCGATGGACGATTGCGTTGTCACTGGTGTTTCCCCAGTAGGGCTGGGCCACCCCTCCCTGGTCAAGGTAGTTAAGGATGCTCCAGGGATTATAGACTGCGGTGCCACCGAAGCAGTAGCCATCGTACCAGTCGTGCATCTCAGAGAGCTTGCCCTGGGGAAGGCCCATGTAGCGAGCAAGCGCTCCTGCCTCCTCACGTGTGAAGCCAAAGCCCTCGGTAAACCTGGTGTCCATGGCAGTGTTCACCACTACGTTGTTAAGTCCCGAGAAGACAGACTCCCTACCCACACGCTGAACGCCCGTGAGATAGGCACGGTACAGTGACGTCGTCGCCTTGAGCGCCGCAGTAAGCCAGGAGCGCATGAAGCCTATCACCTCGTCACGATAGCCGCTGAGGTGACCCGCGCTCACGGGATGGTCGTACTCGTCAATGAGGATGACGGTGCCTGACCCATGGTGCCTGAGAAGCAGCAGGGAGAGCCAAGAAAGGGAGCTCTCGGCCTCCCCAGGGGCCAGCGTACCTGCGATCACGCGGCGAAATCGCACCTCCTCCTCGGGAAGGAGGCTCCCGTCGAGCAGATAGGCATGGCGGGCATACTCGTCAGACATCTGACCCATGATGCCCGCCCTACAGATGTCCCAGGTCCTTCCGCCCGCCGACCCAAGCGACAGGAAGATGACCGGGTGTCCTCCTTGCTGAGCGCGATAGCGCTCACCCGCACGCCAGATTGACAGGGACTCAAAGATAGCCTTACGGGAGGGAATCGGCGGCTTTGCCCCCTCGACCGGCGTCTCGAAGAAGCACTGCAGCATACGCATAGCAAGTGACTTGCCGAAGCGACGCGGACGACAGAGGAGCGTCACCTTGTAGGAGCTATCGAGCAGATCACAGATGAGTGACGTCTTGTCCACGTACACGTGCTCGGTCACGACCTCCGTGAAGTCCTCGCTGCCTATGGGAAGCAGGCGGCGGCCCGTACGATCGACGATCTTGGAACTCGTGCGTGGCACTGGCATCAGACCTTTCCCGTACGTCCTCTCGTCTCATCGCAGCTTTCGATCCGCCCGCTCCCTTACCGGTGAATAGAGAGCCTGATGCTGCTCAGCTTCCAGTCAAAGTTCTTGTTGAAGCTCAGGCCGAGCGACTTCTTGTAGTCCCCTGACGTCCAGGTGAGCGAGCGGTAGCCCTCGCCGCTCGACTGGTTGTTGGGCTTCGACCCTATCGACTTGATCGCGGCATCGGCATCTGCCATGCCGAAGCTGATTCCACCGGCGACAACGAGGGAAGGCGCACCTTCTGGGGTCCCGCTCAAGGAGATGCCCACAAGCGTGCAGTCCTCCACGCCACGGACGTCAGACCCCGGGTTTGTGACGTCCACGGTAAGGTAGTAGGGGGAGCTGCCCGCAGCACCTGCGCCAGCCTTAGCCTTCGAAAGCCTGATGCTCGCTATGGTCTGGCCAGCGTTGACGATAAAGCCGCTCGGATACCCAGAGAGGTCAACCTTCCATCCCGTCGTGTCCTCCATGTTCCTGAGCGTGCTGGTGTTGAGCTTGAGCTTCTTGCCCTCGAACGCGAACTCCATGTCCTCCCAGTTGGAAGAGACGTCACCGGCAAGCGCGCCGTCCGTGCCCGAGGGGGAACCGGGCTGGCCGGGCGTACCACTCGAATCGCCGCCACCAGAGGGCAGGCCTCCCATCATATCCTTGAGATCCTCAAGGCGAACGAGGTCGTAGTTCTCGAGCAGGTCCTCCGCGCTCATACCCTCCAGGTCCACGGTGCGTACCAAGCCGTACCCCGACCTGAGCTCATCCTCGGACAGGTCCCTGATGCGACCCTCGTCGAGCGCAAAACCGATGGCACCGCCAAGCAAGAGGCAGGCCATGGCGATGCCAACCACCCACGCCACCGGAAGGCTCGCACCAGAACGTCGTTGGGCCGCAGAGCCGAAGGTGGGACCAGTCACGGGACCTGTGACGTCAGCCGCCCACTGCGGGCCAGCACCCATGTCTTGGGGTGACGGCGGCGCCCCGAGGACCTCAGCCGTGAACGCGCTCTGCTCCGCCGCGACGTGCGCCTGGTCGGTGCCATACGCTCGGGTAGTTCCATCTTGATCTACTTGCGGGAAGGATCCCGCAGCCGCAGCGTTGCCCACCGCAGTCCCACTGCCTGCGGCCTCGACCGCCCCATCCCAGCTGTTTGACTCACCTTGGGCAAAGTCTATGGCGCCTCCCATGGAGACTCCGCAGAAAGGGCAGTAGAGCCTGTCGCCGGCAACCTCACAGCCGCAGTTAGGGCATCTCATGTCAGCAGACCTTTCTCTTCTCGCGTCCGCACGCATCCCACGTCGATCACCTCGGCCACAGCCACAGGGTCACCGCAGATGAGAGACATGTACGCACAACGGAAGAACGTGTACGCCCGACGGGGACAGTATACAGCTTTGCCCTCGTGGACGGCACCTTGCCCTCGTCGGCGATACCGCCCGACCCACATGGCTGTGGGCACGAACCTCAATTCTCCTGCCCACATGGATGCGTTGCGAGAGACGATCGGGGCAGCTGGCGGCGCATCGACACTGCCACTTGCCGTTGAACGTACTGCACGTCGCGTTCAGGGCCGAGTGGCAGTGCGATCGGTACGTTCGGGGCCGAGTGGCAGTGAAGGGATGGGGTCTGGGTACGCTCGGGGCCGAGTGGCAGTGCGGCTGGGACTGCCAAACGGGCGTGAGCGTACCAAATCGGTACGATCGATGCCGAGTGGCAGCGAAGGGATGGGGTCTGGGTACGCTCGGGGCCGAGTGGCAGTGCGGCTGGGACTGCCAAACGGGCGTGAGCGTACCAAATCGGTACGATCGATGCCGAGTGGCAGCGAAGGGATGGGGTCTGGGTACGCTCGGGGCCGAGTGGCAGTGTGATGTTCACTGCCAGTCGCTGGTGAACGTACCACGCATCGCGTTCAGGGCCGAGTGGCAGTGCAATTGGTACGTTCGGGGCCGAGTGGCAGTGAAGGGATGGGGTCTGGGTACGCTCGGGGCCGAGTGGCAGTGCGGCCGGGACTGCCAAACGGGCGTGAGCGTACCAAATCGGTACGCTCGGGGCCGAGTGGCAGTGAAGGGATGGGGTCTGGGTACGC
The DNA window shown above is from Olsenella sp. oral taxon 807 and carries:
- a CDS encoding AAA family ATPase, producing the protein MPVPRTSSKIVDRTGRRLLPIGSEDFTEVVTEHVYVDKTSLICDLLDSSYKVTLLCRPRRFGKSLAMRMLQCFFETPVEGAKPPIPSRKAIFESLSIWRAGERYRAQQGGHPVIFLSLGSAGGRTWDICRAGIMGQMSDEYARHAYLLDGSLLPEEEVRFRRVIAGTLAPGEAESSLSWLSLLLLRHHGSGTVILIDEYDHPVSAGHLSGYRDEVIGFMRSWLTAALKATTSLYRAYLTGVQRVGRESVFSGLNNVVVNTAMDTRFTEGFGFTREEAGALARYMGLPQGKLSEMHDWYDGYCFGGTAVYNPWSILNYLDQGGVAQPYWGNTSDNAIVHRLFQQADARLADDLRTLASGRRLERPLNLATVFSELDLLGGGASPSALWSQLYLAGYVTTDDIAFPNDDMMPRRLRLPNREVAWLYRREFTERTQRVIGDLDLLLRLRQALVSGDEAALARSLDELLTKSPSYFDLVSENSYHMLLLGLVCDLPGYRFPLSNRESGDGRPDIVLIPELEHQNSLAAIVIEVKDARGTLPGPEGLATAEGGLDLLAKRALAQARGRRYGADLPGRGLLFWGVAFRGKVASCKCRRMS
- a CDS encoding zinc ribbon domain-containing protein: MRCPNCGCEVAGDRLYCPFCGVSMGGAIDFAQGESNSWDGAVEAAGSGTAVGNAAAAGSFPQVDQDGTTRAYGTDQAHVAAEQSAFTAEVLGAPPSPQDMGAGPQWAADVTGPVTGPTFGSAAQRRSGASLPVAWVVGIAMACLLLGGAIGFALDEGRIRDLSEDELRSGYGLVRTVDLEGMSAEDLLENYDLVRLEDLKDMMGGLPSGGGDSSGTPGQPGSPSGTDGALAGDVSSNWEDMEFAFEGKKLKLNTSTLRNMEDTTGWKVDLSGYPSGFIVNAGQTIASIRLSKAKAGAGAAGSSPYYLTVDVTNPGSDVRGVEDCTLVGISLSGTPEGAPSLVVAGGISFGMADADAAIKSIGSKPNNQSSGEGYRSLTWTSGDYKKSLGLSFNKNFDWKLSSIRLSIHR